The window ATTTCAGGAGGAATCGTTCTCGGTCTCGGATATTTCCTGGCAGGTCTTGTTGGAGGAACTAACTTCTGGTTGGTATTCCTCTTTGTCGGCATTATCGGTGGATCGGGTATCGGATTGGCATATGTTGTTCCTATTGCAGTTGGCATGAGATGGTTCCCCGATAAGAAAGGATTGATCACTGGTCTTGCTGTTGCAGGATTCGGTTTTGGTGCATTACTCTGGGTTAAACTTGCTGGCACATGGGGAAATCTTATTGCGGTATATGGTTTGAGTAAAACATTCTCAATATACGGCATTGTATTTTTCCTGGCTGTTTTGGTTGGAAGTATCTGGATGAGTTTTCCTCCTAAAGATTGGAAACCAGAAGGTTGGATACCTACTGAAGCAGATAAGAAAATTGATGATCTGAAGTATCAGCTCAAAAGTGGACAGATGCTCAAAACTTCACAGTTCTACATGATATGGTTAACCTTTGTCTTTGGAGCAGGTGCCGGATTAATGGTAATTGGTAATATTAAGCTTTTTGGTATTGAAGAACTTGTTAAAGCAGGCCTATCGGAAATATCGGCAAGTGCTATAGCCGGTACAGCAATGGCGGTTTTCTATGCTCTTGCAAACGGTCTTGGCAGAATTGTCTGGGGTGCATTGAGTGACAAACTGGGACGCAAGACATCGATAGTTATTATGATGCTCACGCAAGGTATATTCGTTATTATATTTCAGTGGATCGCAGGAATTCCTGCACTTCTCTATATCGGTGCAGCATTGATCGGATTCAACTTTGGTGGTAATTTCTCATTATTCCCAA of the Candidatus Cloacimonadota bacterium genome contains:
- a CDS encoding OFA family MFS transporter; the encoded protein is MAEKKIMNRWLAVVGAIIIQLCLGAIYAWSVFTKPLVDAGWTKTQTQAVFAAGLALFAIVMVIAGRLMPKWGPRKLAISGGIVLGLGYFLAGLVGGTNFWLVFLFVGIIGGSGIGLAYVVPIAVGMRWFPDKKGLITGLAVAGFGFGALLWVKLAGTWGNLIAVYGLSKTFSIYGIVFFLAVLVGSIWMSFPPKDWKPEGWIPTEADKKIDDLKYQLKSGQMLKTSQFYMIWLTFVFGAGAGLMVIGNIKLFGIEELVKAGLSEISASAIAGTAMAVFYALANGLGRIVWGALSDKLGRKTSIVIMMLTQGIFVIIFQWIAGIPALLYIGAALIGFNFGGNFSLFPTITADTFGTKYIGQNYGWVFLAYGVGGIFGPILAGKLGDMGNFQLAFIICGVLCIIAAGIISRVKPPKQIA